From Doryrhamphus excisus isolate RoL2022-K1 chromosome 22, RoL_Dexc_1.0, whole genome shotgun sequence, one genomic window encodes:
- the dcaf8 gene encoding DDB1- and CUL4-associated factor 8 isoform X1 — protein MTRVFGVFDRLTLVETRSTQTDMMAEPDGKSTLVNGPSGEGGAGDDKHKDEDACGSKEDTGEASGDKNVSEKSELKASQDGEVDDEDTDSMDGSGLYSLTEDGERESEGDGRDGAKEKESGRRAGRKRNRPCGGGNNTTHSSSSDEEEQKDEEDDNDDEDNDNEAMEAWLGAELRDLRGPAWRAIPSLRSREIGRDAPQFVRRVCGARGLVQRLELQGRLEKHSGCVNTLHFNPSGTRLASGSDDLRVVIWDWAVRRAELEFDSGHKSNVFQAKFLPHSGDSTLAMCARDGQIRVAELSATQRCKNTKRVAQHKGAAHKLALEPDSPCSFLSAGEDAVVFGIDLRLDRPANKLVVVKEGDKKVGLYTIFVNPAKTHHFAVGGRDQYVRIYDQRKINENDNNGVLKKFCPSHLVSSESKTNITCLVYSHDGSELLASYNDEDIYLFDSNHSDGADYCRRYKGHRNNATVKGVNFYGPCSEFVVSGSDCGHIYLWDKHSARIVQFMEGDIGGVVNCLEPHPHLPGMATSGLDHDIKLWAPTAETPTVLKGLKEVMKKNKRERDEDSVRHSDQYDTQLLWFLMRHMRNRRPPRTRREGADADTDESWSSPNTSDEEEGGPDHVQCMSS, from the exons ATGACTCGCGTTTTTGGTGTGTTTGACAGACTCACCTTGGTGGAGACGAGGAGCACACAAACAGACATGATGGCGGAACCTGATGGCAAATCCACCTTGGTCAATG GGCCTTCTGGAGAGGGGGGAGCAGGGGATGATAAACACAAAGACGAGGATGCCTGCGGAAGCAAAGaag acacaggaGAAGCATCCGGAGACAAGAACGTGTCGGAGAAAAGCGAGCTGAAGGCGAGCCAAGATGGAGAGGTGGATGATGAAGACACGGATAGCATGGATGGCAGCGGCCTCTACTCCCTGACTGAGGACGGTGAGCGAGAGAGCGAAGGAGATGGACGAGACGGGGCGAAGGAGAAGGAAAGTGGAAGACGGGCCGGCAGGAAGAGGAACAGACCTTGCGGCGGCGGCAACAACACCACCCACTCCTCCAGCTCGGACGAGGAGGAACAGAAAGACGAGGAGGACGACAACGACGACGAAGACAACGACAACGAGGCGATGGAGGCGTGGCTCGGTGCTGAGCTGCGGGACTTGCGCGGTCCCGCGTGGCGCGCCATCCCCTCGCTGCGCTCCAGGGAGATCGGCCGGGATGCGCCGCAGTTCGTGCGGCGGGTGTGTGGCGCCCGCGGCTTGGTGCAGAGGCTGGAGCTGCAGGGCCGGCTGGAGAAGCACTCCGGCTGCGTCAACACGCTGCACTTCAACCCGTCGGGCACGCGCCTGGCGTCCGGCAGTGACGACCTGAGGGTGGTCATCTGGGACTGGGCCGTACGACGCGCCGAGCTGGAGTTTGACAGCGGACACAAGAGCAATGTTTTTCAG GCAAAGTTCCTGCCCCACAGCGGCGACTCCACCTTGGCCATGTGCGCCCGAGACGGTCAGATCCGCGTGGCCGAGCTGTCCGCCACACAGCGCTGCAAGAACACCAAGAGAGTGGCGCAGCACAAAGGCGCCGCCCACAAG CTGGCCCTGGAGCCTGACTCGCCGTGCTCCTTCTTGTCAGCAGGAGAAGACGCCGTCGTGTTTGGAATCGACCTGAGGCTGGACCGGCCCGCCAA CAAGCTGGTGGTGGTCAAGGAAGGCGACAAGAAGGTGGGCCTCTACACCATCTTTGTCAACCCAGCCAAGACGCACCACTTTGCTGTCGGCGGGAGGGATCAGTATGTTAG GATTTACGACCAGAGGAAGATCAACGAGAACGACAACAACGGCGTGCTGAAAAAGTTCTGCCCCTCACATCTGGTGTCCAGTGAGTCCAAAACCAACATCACCTGCCTGGTGTACAGTCACGACGGCTCAG AGCTGCTGGCCAGTTACAACGACGAAGACATCTACCTGTTTGACTCCAACCACAGTGACGGCGCCGACTACTGCAGGCGATACAAGGGACACCGCAACAACGCCACAG TGAAAGGCGTCAACTTCTACGGTCCGTGCAGCGAGTTCGTGGTCAGCGGGAGCGACTGCGGACACATCTACCTGTGGGACAAACACTCGGCTCGCATTGTCCAGTTCATGGAAGGGGACATCGGGGGGGTG GTGAACTGCTTGGAGCCGCACCCCCACCTGCCTGGAATGGCCACCAGCGGCCTGGATCACGACATCAAACTTTGGGCGCCCACCGCCGAGACCCCCACCGTACTGAAGGGCCTCAAAGAG GTGATGAAGAAGAACAAGCGGGAGCGTGACGAGGACAGCGTGCGGCACAGCGACCAGTACGACACGCAGCTGCTGTGGTTCCTCATGAGACACATGAGGAACAGGCGGCCCCCCAGG ACTCGCCGCGAGGGGGCCGACGCCGACACAGACGAGTCCTGGAGCTCGCCCAACACCTCGGACGAAGAGGAGGGGGGTCCGGATCATGTCCAGTGCATGTCCTCCTGA
- the zgc:113691 gene encoding uncharacterized protein zgc:113691, with protein sequence MAASNGKSDRASKFETLKLLEKCRQERDDAVHRESVLKEKLRQYESRMRSTEALKQKLKTLTLDNKELRKQVKALRTEIGLECSPKFNGKTTKDIINDLQEKERECTSLADKTSKLSLTLDDLTSELANTVTSKTLLEEQVQSLQQNLKDMTNNQRRLLKLWEDKKTQREQQALPAIALKPGQKPIAHKAVQTDMSISSTQKLPANAFESKLLTPDDQKTALEFYGNGYHQEKSLMHDESNGIQN encoded by the coding sequence ATGGCCGCCTCCAACGGCAAAAGTGACCGAGCGTCCAAATTCGAGACCTTAAAGCTGTTGGAGAAGTGCAGGCAGGAACGAGATGATGCCGTCCACAGGGAAAGCGTCCTCAAGGAGAAGCTGAGGCAGTACGAGTCCAGGATGCGCTCTACCGAGGCCCTCAAGCAGAAACTGAAGACCTTGACCTTAGACAACAAGGAGCTGAGGAAGCAAGTGAAGGCCCTTCGCACGGAAATCGGCCTCGAGTGCAGCCCCAAGTTCAACGGCAAGACCACCAAGGACATCATCAACGACCTGCAAGAGAAGGAGCGTGAGTGCACCTCGCTGGCGGACAAGACCAGCAAGCTGAGTCTGACCCTCGACGACCTGACGTCCGAGCTGGCTAACACGGTCACCTCCAAGACGCTCCTGGAGGAGCAGGTGCAGTCTTTGCAGCAGAACCTCAAAGACATGACCAACAACCAGCGGCGCCTCCTCAAGCTGTGGGAGGACAAGAAGACCCAGCGAGAGCAGCAGGCCCTCCCCGCCATTGCGCTAAAACCAGGACAGAAGCCGATTGCCCACAAAGCCGTTCAGACGGACATGTCCATCAGTTCAACACAGAAGCTTCCCGCCAATGCGTTTGAGTCCAAATTGTTGACCCCGGACGACCAAAAAACTGCTTTGGAATTTTATGGGAATGGCTATCATCAGGAGAAGTCTTTAATGCATGATGAAAGTAATGGGATTCAGAACTGA
- the ndc1 gene encoding nucleoporin NDC1 produces MFSDQTCWFVRKVICWRAAASIAWAVLLLPPSTAVFVILSRFSPLLPIKTISECLSVMTSTSTIFSFVLLCAVTVMVGFLIFEYYTVVPSIACSKIALLAQLLHPRHVVNSLVHCVMGIIVAWCAAVTIGGRYEMLGYPCAQSEGPPQVCLNEYHLILCLAGAFVGFSHSLFGVIHNINYVSFHVVQQYKYLRFKSSLPLVVKCSATQALYSVRNYIIVYFFLGYIPREWICKTFHLHRDSSAHRLDTIAGLLDLSLLYHLWISATFLLFSWYITLLLFRIFVTEGYIFPVQSSFTEDVHQCLPKVLSEPQPAILKFLALQDLALLSQHSPPRRCEVFSLSQPGGHPHNWNSISRECLSLLADLTQRLVAYHDSVATNGRAKSLSTGSERKSSSETSTVSSGLEDVMSPRPTTFLSKTPASVFAPSVGGVAQSPLTAPFTPPSLDSPFAWSGLRRLTAPVDQGSPWHGAVQSPHVMRRAPKLWSTSTDSQLSGSLESSPVPLPGPKQDAPKPNLLAQFLHNRKEQVKTYLSKRVLIAYLFNKLPEASSEALFADSQAHIWALEGLSYLVQASFSEDHFGVVQTALPSILSCMLLLQEAVDRHFKLPHASTKPVRTTGSMGDSAYKTLRFALRAALKTAIYRITTTFGDHLNAVHMSADHRKRLQHFLHYKE; encoded by the exons ATGTTTTCGGATCAAACTTGTTGGTTTGTCCGCAAG GTGATATGCTGGAGGGCTGCGGCCAGCATTGCCTGGGCTGTCCTCCTGTTGCCACCCAGCACAGCCGTCTTTGTCATCCTCAGCAGATTCAGTCCTCTCCTCCCGATCAAGACCATATCAG AATGTTTGTCCGTCATGACGAGCACAAGCACCATTTTTTCCTTCGTCTTGCTGTGCGCCGTCACCGTCATGGTTGGATTCCTGATCTTTGAGTACTATACAG TGGTCCCAAGCATCGCCTGCTCCAAAATTGCCCTTTTGGCTCAGCTGCTTCACCCACGCCACGTTGTCAACTCCCTGGTCCACTGCGTTATGGGCATCATTGTGGCCTGGTGCGCCGCCGTCACCATCGGGGGCAGATATGAGATGTTGGGATATCCGTGTGCCCAGAGTGAGGG GCCTCCTCAGGTGTGTCTGAACGAGTACCATCTCATCCTCTGCCTGGCGGGAGCCTTCGTTGGCTTTTCCCACAGTCTGTTTGGTGTGATCCACAACATCAACTATGTCTCCTTCCACGTTGTTCAG CAATACAAGTATCTTCGCTTTAAGTCGTCCCTGCCACTTGTGGTCAAGTGCAGCGCCACTCAAGCACTCTACTCCGTTAGGAACTACATCATAGTGTACTTCTTTTTGG GTTATATTCCAAGAGAATGGATCTGTAAAACTTTCCATCTCCACAGGGACAG CTCCGCCCATCGTCTGGACACCATCGCCGGACTGCTGGACTTGTCCTTGCTCTACCACCTGTGGATCAGCGCCACCTTCCTGCTCTTCAGCTGGTACATCACTCTGCTCCTCTTCAGGATCTTTGTCACTGAG GGATACATATTTCCAGTGCAGTCATCTTTTACTGAGGATGTGCACCAATGTCTTCCCAAAGTCCTGAGTGAGCCCCAGCCGGCTATTTTAAAG TTCCTTGCCCTGCAGGACTTGGCTCTGCTCTCTCAGCACTCGCCACCGCGTCGTTGCGAGGTGTTCAGCCTGAGTCAGCCAG GTGGTCATCCTCACAACTGGAACTCCATCAGCAGGGAGTGTCTGTCGCTGCTGGCTGACCTGACGCAGCGACTGGTGGCGTATCACGACAGCGTGGCGACAAACGGCAGGGCCAAGTCGCTGTCCACGGGGAGTGAAAGGAAGTCCTCATCAGAGACGTCCACAG TATCTTCAGGCCTGGAGGATGTGATGAGTCCGCGGCCCACCACCTTCCTGTCCAAGACGCCAGCGTCTGTCTTTGCCCCCTCCGTCGGCGGCGTGGCACAGAGCCCCCTGACCGCCCCTTTCACACCTCCCAGCCTGGACAGCCCCTTCGCCTGGTCTGGCCTGCGTCGTCTCACAGCTCCTGTGGATCAGGGCTCGCCGTGGCACGGTGCCGTGCAGAGCCCCCATGTCATGAGGAGGGCCCCCAAGCTGTGGTCCACCTCTACAG ATTCACAGCTCAGCGGCAGCCTGGAATCGTCGCCTGTCCCCCTGCCCGGTCCCAAGCAGGACGCCCCCAAACCCAACCTTCTGGCCCAGTTCCTCCACAACCGAAAAGAGCAG GTGAAAACCTACCTGTCAAAGCGGGTGCTCATAGCCTACCTGTTCAACAAG CTTCCAGAGGCCTCCAGTGAAGCGCTCTTTGCCGACAGCCAGGCCCACATTTGGGCTTTAGAAG GACTGTCCTACCTGGTCCAAGCCTCCTTCTCCGAGGACCACTTTGGAGTGGTCCAGACGGCGTTACCCAGCATCCTCTCATGTATGCTGCTGCTGCAAGAG GCAGTCGACCGGCACTTCAAGCTGCCTCATGCTTCCACCAAACCCGTGAGGACCACCGGCAGCATGGGAGACTCGGCCTACAAGACGCTGCGCTTCGCTCTCAGGGCTGCACTAAAGACGGCCATATACCGAATAACCACCACCTTTGGAGATCACCTGAA TGCTGTTCACATGTCGGCAGATCACCGCAAGAGACTGCAGCACTTTCTCCACTACAAAGAATAA
- the dcaf8 gene encoding DDB1- and CUL4-associated factor 8 isoform X2 produces MMAEPDGKSTLVNGPSGEGGAGDDKHKDEDACGSKEDTGEASGDKNVSEKSELKASQDGEVDDEDTDSMDGSGLYSLTEDGERESEGDGRDGAKEKESGRRAGRKRNRPCGGGNNTTHSSSSDEEEQKDEEDDNDDEDNDNEAMEAWLGAELRDLRGPAWRAIPSLRSREIGRDAPQFVRRVCGARGLVQRLELQGRLEKHSGCVNTLHFNPSGTRLASGSDDLRVVIWDWAVRRAELEFDSGHKSNVFQAKFLPHSGDSTLAMCARDGQIRVAELSATQRCKNTKRVAQHKGAAHKLALEPDSPCSFLSAGEDAVVFGIDLRLDRPANKLVVVKEGDKKVGLYTIFVNPAKTHHFAVGGRDQYVRIYDQRKINENDNNGVLKKFCPSHLVSSESKTNITCLVYSHDGSELLASYNDEDIYLFDSNHSDGADYCRRYKGHRNNATVKGVNFYGPCSEFVVSGSDCGHIYLWDKHSARIVQFMEGDIGGVVNCLEPHPHLPGMATSGLDHDIKLWAPTAETPTVLKGLKEVMKKNKRERDEDSVRHSDQYDTQLLWFLMRHMRNRRPPRTRREGADADTDESWSSPNTSDEEEGGPDHVQCMSS; encoded by the exons ATGATGGCGGAACCTGATGGCAAATCCACCTTGGTCAATG GGCCTTCTGGAGAGGGGGGAGCAGGGGATGATAAACACAAAGACGAGGATGCCTGCGGAAGCAAAGaag acacaggaGAAGCATCCGGAGACAAGAACGTGTCGGAGAAAAGCGAGCTGAAGGCGAGCCAAGATGGAGAGGTGGATGATGAAGACACGGATAGCATGGATGGCAGCGGCCTCTACTCCCTGACTGAGGACGGTGAGCGAGAGAGCGAAGGAGATGGACGAGACGGGGCGAAGGAGAAGGAAAGTGGAAGACGGGCCGGCAGGAAGAGGAACAGACCTTGCGGCGGCGGCAACAACACCACCCACTCCTCCAGCTCGGACGAGGAGGAACAGAAAGACGAGGAGGACGACAACGACGACGAAGACAACGACAACGAGGCGATGGAGGCGTGGCTCGGTGCTGAGCTGCGGGACTTGCGCGGTCCCGCGTGGCGCGCCATCCCCTCGCTGCGCTCCAGGGAGATCGGCCGGGATGCGCCGCAGTTCGTGCGGCGGGTGTGTGGCGCCCGCGGCTTGGTGCAGAGGCTGGAGCTGCAGGGCCGGCTGGAGAAGCACTCCGGCTGCGTCAACACGCTGCACTTCAACCCGTCGGGCACGCGCCTGGCGTCCGGCAGTGACGACCTGAGGGTGGTCATCTGGGACTGGGCCGTACGACGCGCCGAGCTGGAGTTTGACAGCGGACACAAGAGCAATGTTTTTCAG GCAAAGTTCCTGCCCCACAGCGGCGACTCCACCTTGGCCATGTGCGCCCGAGACGGTCAGATCCGCGTGGCCGAGCTGTCCGCCACACAGCGCTGCAAGAACACCAAGAGAGTGGCGCAGCACAAAGGCGCCGCCCACAAG CTGGCCCTGGAGCCTGACTCGCCGTGCTCCTTCTTGTCAGCAGGAGAAGACGCCGTCGTGTTTGGAATCGACCTGAGGCTGGACCGGCCCGCCAA CAAGCTGGTGGTGGTCAAGGAAGGCGACAAGAAGGTGGGCCTCTACACCATCTTTGTCAACCCAGCCAAGACGCACCACTTTGCTGTCGGCGGGAGGGATCAGTATGTTAG GATTTACGACCAGAGGAAGATCAACGAGAACGACAACAACGGCGTGCTGAAAAAGTTCTGCCCCTCACATCTGGTGTCCAGTGAGTCCAAAACCAACATCACCTGCCTGGTGTACAGTCACGACGGCTCAG AGCTGCTGGCCAGTTACAACGACGAAGACATCTACCTGTTTGACTCCAACCACAGTGACGGCGCCGACTACTGCAGGCGATACAAGGGACACCGCAACAACGCCACAG TGAAAGGCGTCAACTTCTACGGTCCGTGCAGCGAGTTCGTGGTCAGCGGGAGCGACTGCGGACACATCTACCTGTGGGACAAACACTCGGCTCGCATTGTCCAGTTCATGGAAGGGGACATCGGGGGGGTG GTGAACTGCTTGGAGCCGCACCCCCACCTGCCTGGAATGGCCACCAGCGGCCTGGATCACGACATCAAACTTTGGGCGCCCACCGCCGAGACCCCCACCGTACTGAAGGGCCTCAAAGAG GTGATGAAGAAGAACAAGCGGGAGCGTGACGAGGACAGCGTGCGGCACAGCGACCAGTACGACACGCAGCTGCTGTGGTTCCTCATGAGACACATGAGGAACAGGCGGCCCCCCAGG ACTCGCCGCGAGGGGGCCGACGCCGACACAGACGAGTCCTGGAGCTCGCCCAACACCTCGGACGAAGAGGAGGGGGGTCCGGATCATGTCCAGTGCATGTCCTCCTGA